The Leclercia adecarboxylata region AGGTCTTTGATGCGGGAGTCATCAAGGACGTAAGAACGGATCTGGCTGCCCCAGCCGATATCAGATTTGTTATCTTCCATCGCCTGTTTCTCAGCATTTTTCTTTTGCATCTCCAGCTCATAAAGCTTCGCTTTCATCTGCTTCATGGCCTGGTCTTTGTTTTTATGCTGGGAACGGTCGTTCTGGCACTGTGTTACCAGCCCGGTTGGAATGTGGGTAATACGCACCGCAGATTCCGTACGGTTAACGTGCTGACCACCCGCGCCGGAAGCGCGGTAAACGTCGATACGCAGATCGGCCGGGTTGATGTCGATGTCGATATCTTCGTCCACTTCCGGATAGACAAACGCAGAACTGAACGAGGTATGACGGCGGCCGCCGGAGTCGAACGGGCTCTTACGCACCAGGCGGTGAACGCCGGTTTCGGTACGCAGCCAGCCGTAGGCGTAATCACCAATAATCTTGATGGTGACGGATTTCAGGCCTGCCACTTCGCCTTCAGACTCTTCGATGATCTCCGTCTTGAAGCCGCGGGCTTCAGCCCAGCGCAGATACATACGGGTCAGCATGCTGGCCCAGTCCTGTGCTTCTGTGCCGCCGGAACCGGCCTGGATATCCAGGTAGCAGTCGGCGCTGTCATACTCGCCGGAGAACATACGACGGAATTCCAGCTGTGCCAGCTTCTCTTCCAGCCCGTCGAGCTCGGCGACGGCTTCGTTGAAGGTCTCTTCGTCATCGGCCTCAACAGCCAGCTCCAGCAGCCCGGAAACGTCATCCAGACCCTGTGCCATTTGATCCAGCGTATCTACGATAGCTTCGAGAGAGGAACGCTCTTTACCCAGCGCCTGT contains the following coding sequences:
- the prfB gene encoding peptide chain release factor 2 (programmed frameshift); this translates as MFEINPVKNRIQDLTERSDVLRGYLDYDAKKERLEEVNAELEQPDVWNEPERAQALGKERSSLEAIVDTLDQMAQGLDDVSGLLELAVEADDEETFNEAVAELDGLEEKLAQLEFRRMFSGEYDSADCYLDIQAGSGGTEAQDWASMLTRMYLRWAEARGFKTEIIEESEGEVAGLKSVTIKIIGDYAYGWLRTETGVHRLVRKSPFDSGGRRHTSFSSAFVYPEVDEDIDIDINPADLRIDVYRASGAGGQHVNRTESAVRITHIPTGLVTQCQNDRSQHKNKDQAMKQMKAKLYELEMQKKNAEKQAMEDNKSDIGWGSQIRSYVLDDSRIKDLRTGVETRNTQAVLDGSLDQFIEASLKAGL